The nucleotide window CGTTTTCAATGACTTAGGTTGCCGTACAGAACTCCACTACATTAGGAAACCCCCGAGGGGTATTGAACAGTGTGCCCCTTGGGGGGAGCGTTGCTCCCTACTGGGCTGGCTTTTTCGGGACGTTCTTTACGGTCTCGGACAGAGTCTCCGCAGCCTCCCCCAAACGGGCCATGGCCGACTTGTACGCAAGGCTGTGCTCTCGCTTGTCCACCGCGAGAACCAAGACAACCAGTTGGCCGTCCTCAACTTGGTAAACCAGTCGGATACCCTGCTTGAGGAGCTTGACCTTGTAGCAGTTGGACAAGTCGCCATGAAGTGCGCCCCCTGGCACATGCGGCTCGTTCAAGCGCTTGTCCAGCAACTTTTTCACCGTGGCGCGAACGCTTCCATCCAAGGCACGGTACTCGGCCAGAGCCTCGGGAAGGAACATCAGCCGGTACTTGTGCTTGCGCTCCTTCGCTGCGGGCCTGGGCTTAGAGGTCGTCAAAATCGACCTCGATGGCCTCACTTTTACGAGCAAGCCGCGCGCGCACCTTGTGCACCAAGTCGCGGTCTGCCAGTTCATCGAGCAGCGCCTCGAACAGCGCGGGCTCCAGCATGTAGAACGCGGCCTTGTTGTGGTTGAGAACAGCCACGGGGCGTTTGTTCGCCTCGCGCAGAACTGCCGCCGGGTTCTTCTTGAACTCCGACATGCTCACGGCTACATCGGCAAAAATAGCTTCCATTTCGGCTCCTTATTTTGAGCCAAATTTAGCTACGAATTGCGCTAACGTCAACCCGGCGATATGCGGACGCCGGTTCAATTTCGCGATTTTTCGAGAGTGACCTTGCCCCCGAAAGACGTATCCCTTGCTGAGTGTTTCAATGCAAGCGAGGAAGACGTAAATGACGAAGACGGCAAGAGCGCGCTACACGCTCGAATTCAAGCAAGAGGCAGTGCGGCTGGTTGAGGGCGGGCAGAGCATCGCGGGGGCAGCGCGCACCTTGGGCGTGGTCGAGCAGACCTTGTTCAACTGGGTCAAGGCGCAGCGCGAAGGCAAGCTCACCCGCACAAGCAGGCCGGGTTGATCTTCCACAGCGACCGGGGCAGCCAGTACGCCAGCCACGACTTCCAGGACGTGCTCAAGGCGTACGGCATCACCAGTTCGATGAGCCGCAAAGCCAGCTGCTGGGACAACGCCTGCAGCGAGACGCTGTTCGGGTCATTGAAGGTGGAGCGGCTGCACGGCCAGCGCTTCAAGACCAGGCGCGAGGCGAAGGACGAAACCATAGCCTGGCTGCTCTGGTACAACCGTGCTCGATTGCACTCGACGCTGGCCTGCGTCAGCCCGATGCAGTTCGAGCAGGACTGGCTTGCCAATCAACCACGGCAAGCCAACTCATGAGATCAGCTATGGGATACGGATTCCAGGGGCAAGGTCACTCGACTCGCAAACGGGATCGACGTGGAGCGGCTTTGGGTTGCGGGCTCTGCCCTGCGCCCGTTTCGTCGCCCGCTCCCGCGCCCGGCCTGGGGGCCGGGTTCGGCTCCTTGCCAGGGGTTGGAACTTGCGCGATTGGCGCGGGCTGTGCGGTGTTCCAGCGGCTATCGAGGTGCGCTAGCAAATCATCCATATCCCCGGCTGCAAGGGCTTTTGCATCCGTCGGCGTCAGGTCTGTGAGTTCGTAGCCGGTCTCGGTTCGTTTGACGCCGAAGCCCATGGGCTGGTCTGGTCGTTTGGGCATGTGCGCGCGTAAGCATTCGATGGCGTGGGTACGCCAATACGTCGCATT belongs to Acidovorax sp. YS12 and includes:
- a CDS encoding transposase, with translation MTKTARARYTLEFKQEAVRLVEGGQSIAGAARTLGVVEQTLFNWVKAQREGKLTRTSRPG
- a CDS encoding type II toxin-antitoxin system Phd/YefM family antitoxin, encoding MEAIFADVAVSMSEFKKNPAAVLREANKRPVAVLNHNKAAFYMLEPALFEALLDELADRDLVHKVRARLARKSEAIEVDFDDL
- a CDS encoding type II toxin-antitoxin system RelE/ParE family toxin; its protein translation is MFLPEALAEYRALDGSVRATVKKLLDKRLNEPHVPGGALHGDLSNCYKVKLLKQGIRLVYQVEDGQLVVLVLAVDKREHSLAYKSAMARLGEAAETLSETVKNVPKKPAQ